TGAAGTTTACACCGACTCGGTAAAGAAAAAGGACGTCTCTTTCAGACGCAAGAAGAGAAGTTCTTCGAAGGAAAGTATGAACGATCAAGCTATTCGCAACGAGGACTTGGATATCGTGTCGAATCCTAGTTGCACGAGATTGAGCGTAACAGAATCTTTGTTGACTCACGGGGATCAGTTCTCTGGGGAAAGTGGAACGACAAGTCCTACTGTGAAGCAGGAAGACCTTAATTCAGAGGAACATTATCTTCCCATGTCTCCTAGAAAGGCCATACTAGATCCGAATTGCGACGATAGACCGAATCCAAAAATGATGGAAAGCTTGTTCGGTAGCTTGGATCACGAAGAAAGCTCGTATGTAGAAATGGCTCAAAATGGAATGACTCGTTCGCTGTTAGCGCCCAACGACGAAAGTAGAAAGCACGATTCTGGTGATTATTCTACTCTGGATACATCTCATTACGAATTCGTTTGCGTCTCCGATAGTAAAATGGAACCTGTTTACATGGAACTAAGTCAGCTGTCGGAGAAAGAGGAAAAGGACTGTGAAACAGTATCCGCGAAAAAGAGATCTTCCCACGACGACTGTACACATTCGAGGAGCGATCTTCCCGATATCTTGACGGCTTTGAAGTCTGACAGTTCCGACGCTGACGACGAATCATCGAAGGATCTCGATTCTATCGATGCTCCGCGGCATCCTCGATTCAGTTTGTCGGATACTTTTCGACCTGCTTCCTACTACTTGGGCGCTAGTCGAACTATGATCGCTGAACTGCACGATTCGTCCGACAGTGAGTTAGTCTCGCCTCCTCCCATTCCCACGTCGCCGCCACCGCTGGAAGATCTCGACTCCTTGGACATGCAGGAATCGTTAGAAATTAAGAAGGTTTCCCCTCAGGTAGCGGTAATGAAGGacaattgctccaacagagattCCCCGAAGTCGTGGAACAAACCAATGGGTCAAGTGGAGACTCATAGGCCACCGTCAAGGTTCTCCGATGCTACGATCAGCTCCACCTTTAGGGACAGTAGAATGTCCTTAGAAAGCGCGTCAGGAAGTGATTCGGTAGAATTGAGAACACCAGAAGAGGAAGCAAGGCACAGGCAACTGAAAACAAGACCTGTTAGCGAAGTTTGCGAAGTTTTGGACAGTTTGGACGAATTAGAATCTCTTGGGAGCCATTTCGACGGAACCAGCATCGATTTAGATCAGTATCTAGAAGAGTTACAGGCTCGTGACGCTTTCAACGTAGATTTATACGCAAAGGATCTTAGCTACAACAGTATCTACGGTTTCAACGAAAACATGATGGTGGTGGATAAGCTTCAGAAGACGACGTGCCACGACTTATCGAGGCAAACAGATCTAGGAAACTTTGAACAGTCTTTGCGTTACGGCGCTGGAAACAAAATGGGATCGGCAAGCAGCTTGCCTTCTATGAGAGTCTGCGATGTTCCTCCGTCCCATCAGCATTCGCAATCTTTCACTGGCGATGCTCATTACGAAAATGTGGTAAGCTTCTCGCCGCTGAGAAATTCACCAGCTGTCCGATCCGATACAGAACAAACTAGAGACAGTATTCATAGACTTCAAAGGAGTTCGCAGAACGCTCTGTTAACTGCTTCTCATAGCAGGGACTCTAGTTACTCTCTTGCATCTGGAATTGCCTCAATTTCCACCTCTATGGCCTGTCAGAGACCTGCCAGTGCGCAGTCATCGATGCACTCTCCTACAGGCTCGGTTTCTGTAGGAAATCATGGAAACAACTTGCTGACAAGTGTCATACAAAACACAAGTCCTTACTCCGATCAACGGTTTCAAAGTCATTCTCGATCGACCAGTCAAGATTCAGCTCGATACTCCATGATATCCAACCACAGATCGTCTTCCAGCCAAGACTCCAGTCACTACCCTACTTCCAGCGTATCTACCATAAAAACAAGTACAGCGTCTCACTCCTATTTGCCAAACGAAACGCGTTCTCAAAGCGAACAATCAGGTGCTCCTTACTATTACTCCGATCTTCAGGCCAGTATCAACGCAATAGATATCGAATCGACGAAACCGATTGGTCACATATCTAGATTACCTCAATTAAACAATCAGAGGGGCGATACCTTGGCGTTAAATAAAAGAAACGATATAGGTCGCATAGTAAATCCGATTTCGAGGCAAATCCCGAGACAAATTCAGGTGGACGACATCGACGAGGCGAGACGTATTGCAGCTGAATTGAGAAAAACAACGTGTCAATTGCTGGGCGACAACAAAGTCGATCTCGTGGACAAAAAGAACTTTTACGAAGCAGATACCCTGAGAAGAGTGAAATCCACAGATCCGTTACCAGATATTTCATccgtagaaatcaacgctaggaACCTTTATCCTCATGGTCTACGAGACAAGTCGAATGGTGAATCGAGTAACCGGGAAACGTCTGAACACACGCAAACCTCGCATCGTAGATCGCGATCATTGGAAGGACTTTTGGACGACGTTGGTCTGCAAAATCTAGTGCAGCAAAGGAACCGAAGCAATCGCGTGGCAACTGTGCAGCCTACACAAGTGGAAGAGAATTCGCGAAATGCAACCGCGGACAGTGTCTCAGCATCGAACGGTAACTTCAGTTCAGACGATCCTTGGGAACAGGACTCTTTGTGGCGGGAAAGTCTGCGAAGAGTAAGCTTGAGGAACGCGAGGTCGTTGGACAACCTGGACAGCTCTCCTAGACCTACGGGATCGTCCAACTCGGACTCGAAGGGACGCAATAAGGTCACTCGTGGCGCAACCTACGTGAACGACAGCGTGATTTCGGGAAGAGATAAATGTCTAGAGGATTTGATCGAAAGACCCCGGGTAATAAAACGTAGAACGAAACTGGAGGAAGATAAGAAAGAGCAGATCGTCGAGGATCTAAGTTACGAAAGTAGATCCATGGACAGGATCCACTCGAGCGGTTACGTTTGGGACGCGCAGAACGAGGCGTACAGGAAAGCCACAGCCGAAGAGACGAATCATTTTTTAGAGGAAGGCAACCTTCCCCCGGTTCGCTTAATCTCGGATACGCAGATGTCAGCCACGACGTCCGCAGCGTTCGAGCTCGATCGCGAGAAACTACGACAGTGGGACCTGTTGTCGAGCGCCTGCTTGCTCCAGGAACAGCAGCGCAGCTCGATGACGGACTCGGGGCGAGGGTTGCCAATAGCAGAACGACCTGGAGACGTTTACGATTTAAAGAACAATGCGCAAAGTACGACTGGTATCAGTACCACCGCGACACTCGTACTCGCGGTCAATCATCGGAACCTTGCGTCGAGGGTACTCGACGCAAGCTTCGAGAGTACCTCCATGACGACGACGTCGACAGCGACGGCGACGGCGACAGCGAcgacgacggcgacggcgacggcgacggcgacggcgacgatgacgatgacaacGATGACGACGGCGACAATGACAACAACGATGACGACAATAAAGGAGATGACCAAAAGGCAGGAGATGAACGAGACCAAGGAGGCTTGTAACAGAGCTACAGGTGAGTGGCTCCTCAAGACCAGTGGTATGTTCAGGAAGTGATTGGCCGTGTTCCAAATGTCGTCTGGCCGACTTGGACTCGATGGACATTCTGTCATCGATGTTAAAGCTCGATGAACTTGCTATAATTACCAAATGTACCTGCGTTCACGATGGCTTCTATGGCGTTTCATCACACGCATTCACTGT
The sequence above is a segment of the Calliopsis andreniformis isolate RMS-2024a chromosome 3, iyCalAndr_principal, whole genome shotgun sequence genome. Coding sequences within it:
- the LOC143188726 gene encoding uncharacterized protein LOC143188726, giving the protein MLRTRRPSHAGRSPRQVGDSRSSGLPVQDAVPATGRQAQNAPCPSNDSKTSPTVSRLANLGGIPPDAGYEEVSFPSAQTTDRSALYLPSGQRSTTRNDQDFDVSVDEEKLKKRPSGILKSSSAYGVDQSANVSNVSSSYVPEVWPIQKGVQWTTKKERDNLNCNIDESKVIKEFSYQYIKPRQEEDPNRGETSPAKGESMNLVQSRIRSFELSMDSSSPVKEVLAMQEPLKVSPLQATEALVSKLDCSKKASMIRSFALGESEAQELKHRNVKEGHAKQASTDSNKSVKDLLADFERKSQQVQKQEYSKRQDVKHRGVVSDSEALLYDTGSDLDQRDKNEDLEIDRDKKIDQVVPEIMNGNEVYTDSVKKKDDLDIVSNPSCTRLSVTESLLTHGDQFSGESGTTSPTVKQEDLNSEEHYLPMSPRKAILDPNCDDRPNPKMMESLFGSLDHEESSYVEMAQNGMTRSLLAPNDESRKHDSGDYSTLDTSHYEFVCVSDSKMEPVYMELSQLSEKEEKDCETVSAKKRSSHDDCTHSRSDLPDILTALKSDSSDADDESSKDLDSIDAPRHPRFSLSDTFRPASYYLGASRTMIAELHDSSDSELVSPPPIPTSPPPLEDLDSLDMQESLEIKKVSPQVAVMKDNCSNRDSPKSWNKPMGQVETHRPPSRFSDATISSTFRDSRMSLESASGSDSVELRTPEEEARHRQLKTRPVSEVCEVLDSLDELESLGSHFDGTSIDLDQYLEELQARDAFNVDLYAKDLSYNSIYGFNENMMVVDKLQKTTCHDLSRQTDLGNFEQSLRYGAGNKMGSASSLPSMRVCDVPPSHQHSQSFTGDAHYENVVSFSPLRNSPAVRSDTEQTRDSIHRLQRSSQNALLTASHSRDSSYSLASGIASISTSMACQRPASAQSSMHSPTGSVSVGNHGNNLLTSVIQNTSPYSDQRFQSHSRSTSQDSARYSMISNHRSSSSQDSSHYPTSSVSTIKTSTASHSYLPNETRSQSEQSGAPYYYSDLQASINAIDIESTKPIGHISRLPQLNNQRGDTLALNKRNDIGRIVNPISRQIPRQIQVDDIDEARRIAAELRKTTCQLLGDNKVDLVDKKNFYEADTLRRVKSTDPLPDISSVEINARNLYPHGLRDKSNGESSNRETSEHTQTSHRRSRSLEGLLDDVGLQNLVQQRNRSNRVATVQPTQVEENSRNATADSVSASNGNFSSDDPWEQDSLWRESLRRVSLRNARSLDNLDSSPRPTGSSNSDSKGRNKVTRGATYVNDSVISGRDKCLEDLIERPRVIKRRTKLEEDKKEQIVEDLSYESRSMDRIHSSGYVWDAQNEAYRKATAEETNHFLEEGNLPPVRLISDTQMSATTSAAFELDREKLRQWDLLSSACLLQEQQRSSMTDSGRGLPIAERPGDVYDLKNNAQSTTGISTTATLVLAVNHRNLASRVLDASFESTSMTTTSTATATATATTTATATATATATMTMTTMTTATMTTTMTTIKEMTKRQEMNETKEACNRATGEWLLKTSGMFRK